gtagtctagtgtgaggggttatggcaggggaaacggtgttgcagtagtctagtgtgtggggttatgtcagtagtctagtgtgagggttatggcaggggaaacggtgttgcagtagtctagtgtgtggggttatgtcagtagtctagtgtgaggggttatggcaggggaaacggtgttgcagtagtctagtgtgtggggttatggcagggggaacggtgttgcagtagtctagtgtgtggggttatggcaggggaaacggtgttgcagtagtctagtgtgtggggttatggcaggggaaacggtgttgcagtagtctagtgtgaggggttatggcaggggaaacggtgttgcagtagtctagtgtgtggggttatggcagggggaacggtgttgcagtagtctagtgtgaggggttatgtctgTAGTCAagtgtgtggggttatggcagggggaacggtgttgcagtagtctagtgtgagggttatggcaggggaaacgttgttgcagtagtctagtgtgagggctATGGCAGGgggaacggtgttgcagtagtctagtgtgtggggttatggcaggggaaatggtgttgcagtagtctagtgtgtggggttatgtcagtagtctagtgtgaggggttatggcaggggaaacggtgttgcagtagtctagtgtgaggggttatggcagggggaacggtgttgcagtagtctagtgtgtggggttatggcagggtgaacggtgttgcagtagtctagtgtgtggggttatggcaggggaaacgttgttgcagtagtctagtgtgagggttatggcagggggaacggtgttgcagtagtctagtgtgtggggttatggcaggggaaacggtgttgcagtagtctagtgtgtgggattatggcaggggaaacggtgttgcagtagtctagtgtgtggggttatggcagggtgaacggtgttgcagtagtctagtgtgtggggttatggcaggggaaacgttgttgcagtagtctagtgtgagggttatggcagggggaacggtgttgcagtagtctagtgtgtggggtgCGGGAATAATGACAAGTGAACCTGGGGAGCTGTGTGTTCACATTGCCCTAAAAAAGGGATCCGGACTCAGATCACGTCTGGAGATGGTCTCAGTTCGGTTCGCTTCGGAGGCTCTTTTGTGGAGTCAGTTCCTTTGGAGTGTTCACGCTAAACAAAAAAATGAAGCGAACCGCACTGAGTTCACAAAGAATGGCTGAAAGGTACCACGTGTGAAAACACCCATTGACCCTATTTTACATCATCTGAcgtttttgtgttgtgcccgccatcggttgagacaaaacatgctcttgaatacagggttgttgtcatgttttggctgttaATTGTACTCAAATGGCAATTAAATTGAAATGTCAACTTTCAAATGCTACCACAAAGATGGtagagaatgttgacttgaatgggaatatctTTTGTTTTAAATTATACTGTCAGGCCTCCATAGGAAATGTATTGAAATTATAGAAATCTAGACAATGGAATGGACATGACCATTTAATTTGACATTCAACACAGGTGGACCGGCCGCCATCTTTGGTATTAATTAGAAGGAAACATTTCAATGGTGTTCCAGCTAATTTACAGTGGTCTGAATCGATAGGTCCATTctattaattatatttctatgatagaaatgacacccaccctgtatccAAGAGCATGCTGTGTTTCAACCAATGGTCGGtacaacacaaaaacctcagatgaTGTAAAGTAGGGTCTAAGATAAAACATATTCTAATATGAAAAAAATCAGAGTTTAGGCATTTTTAGGTAATTGATGTTGAAGGTTAAATGTaatttttatttaaacttttttAAAGAAATGATCAagtagtttgacaaccctgtttgtgtTTAAATTATATCAAGCTCAactgtttatcttttccagtgatgaagacgtATGTCTCACTGTGTGGCGGGTTATGCAAAACAGGTTAACTTTGAGCACCATTTATCTCCTGAATGTtctggcattcaggtccaaaaagtaactttctgaccacttcttccatgggcaaacatgtatggaaagtttTGTTTAAATCATAAGGGATGATGTCAAAAAgttattgaattcaaatggatttacccctATAGGAGATAAACTTCATATCTTGTCTCACACTTTCATGTTCTGGAAATGACCTGAGAACCACCctgctctgtgttgttttttccTTGATATAGCTCCTCAAATAATCCCCATTATCAAACTTGTTCCTGATCTTATATTTCCAGAAAGAGATCATTATcattgaacacacacactcaaaatcctattttccctaaccctaaccctaacccttaacctaacctaaACCCCTAACTATAAATGTAACCCTAATCTTAATCCTAGttgtaaacctaacccctaaacctaaaatagcctttttcccttGTGGGGGCCAACCATTTTTtccccttgttttactatccttgtggaaaACAGAGGACTTCTGtttcccacaaggatagtaaaaccaaacaaaaaatggtgttgtgtgtgtgtgtgtgtgtgtgtgtgtgtgtgtgtgtgtgtgtgtgtgtgtgtgtgtgtgtgtgtgtgtgtgtgtgtgtgtgcgcgtgtgcatgcAGCTGTGCCACTGTGTGTATCGTGGAAGAGGCCGTAGAGCAGACCCTGGCGAAACCTGACtcctgtggtgggggggtgagcTCGGGGCGATGCGGTGCCCCACCCTGCTGGCCCTGCTGGCAGGGGTCATGCTGTACCTGGTGATGGGGGCGCTGGTGTTCCGGACCCTGGAAAGCCCCAAGGAGAGCAAGGAGCACGAGAAGCTGCGCCGTACCACACGTGACTTCCTCCAAAACCACTCCTGTGTCACCGCACAGAACCTCAGCGACCTcatcaaggtacacacacaccagagcaCACACACATTTGAGCAGAGAGATAGACACACCCACACCAGAGCaagcagacataaacacacataatATACACCTTGGCAGGAATAACTTCAGAGAGTGAAAGCATACACTTGAACAGACAGACGAGTTAAAACACATCTGAGAAGAACCTCGTCTAAACAAAGTCCAGTGTAGAACCCCTACTGGGAAGGTGTAGCCCAGGGTAGGCAACTACATTCAGTAATGGGATGATTTTTGTCAGTgtggatggtcggggggccggaacataattacaatcaTAACTATGCACCAAAAGGGCTTTGAAATGAAAattacattgagacacgatcacGTCTTTTCTTTTTATTCGTGGGATATACTTGGAAACGGATTTCCTAAATGAAACACATTTTTAGCTGAATTCCTGGTAattttctatatatttttaattGATTTACTAAAATCCTAAAAAGAACACAGACCCCAGATGTAGCCctagcctgtctgctctgtctctgtactGTCAGAGTGTGGTGAAGGCGGTGGAGGCGGGCCTGGATGTAAAATACAGCTCCACCAACTTCACTAGCAGGTGGGACCTGGCCAGcgccttcttcttctgtggtaccatcatcaccaccatcggtGAGCCTTTGTTCATTTGTTCCCTCCTGCAAACCGTTTGGTAATAACTTAGTCAGCCAGATGTGTATTTTGAATTTGACAGAAAATGAATTATCCAATCTCAGAAAATACAATGAACCTCAATAGACATGCTGGTGAGTTGAATCATTTTTAAATGATATAGATTAACATATAGGTGAATGTATATGGTCTCACTCTGTCCTCAGGGTTTGGTAACCTGTCTCCCAGGACCAAATGGGGCCAGCTGTTCTGCGTGTGTTATGCCCTGGTAGGGATCCCTATGTTTGGTTTCCTGCTAGCTGGTGTTGGGGACCACATGGGGACGGGGCTGAGGAAGGCCGTGTGGAAGATGGAGACACTCTTCCTGGTGAGACTGTCTTGTCTCGGGGCTGCTTCATTTACAGGATGTCATCTCATTGTTCTCGCCTGTCTCAGGGGCTGCTTAAGTGATGTCACTGTGCTGTAAACAGAAGAGGCCGTCTTGGAGTCTCTAGCATTTGAAACATGTTACACACAAGTAGAACAAAAGCCGGCTTAAACATTCAGTCAGTCATTAGATAATTCCCAATGTAACTTTGCAGTACAAAAAAACCCTAACAATTATTGTTTCTGTTTATCAAAGAAAAGGCACATTATTTGATCATCTTGAGGAAGATCTTACCCTCTCCATCCTTtttccctcatctctccttcttTTAATTCATCAGTCTTTCCCTTCTTAttttgtgtccccctctctctctgcccctctcagAAGCGGCGGGTCAGTCCCACTTATGTGCGGGTCATGTCTGCCGTTCTGTCCATCCTGATTGGCTGTCTGATCTTCCTCGCCGTGCCAACGCTGGTGTTTAAGGAAGTGGAGGACTGGTCCTTTCTGGAGGCGCTCTACTTTGTGGTCATCACCCTGACCACGGTCGGCTTCGGAGACTACGTAGCAGGTATGAAGTGAACACTTGGTGCCTGAAAGACACTGTACACACTTTGGACAGTACAGACTCTGGAGAGTACACACTCTACACATTTCTATCAGGATACACACTATGAAAGATACACTTGATATTTCATAGGGATATGGACCTGTCTAAACCcttttgtttgtgtgtatgtgcatgtatgtGCGCCTTCGAGTCCATGCGATTCCAATGCGTCAATGTCCTTGTGCGTAGGTGCTAACCGGCGGGACGGAGATCTGTTTAAGCCCCTTGTGTGGCTCTGGATAGTGTTTGGCCTGGCTTACTTTGCTTCCATACTCACCATGATTGGGAACTGGCTGCGGGTGCTGTCCAAGAAAACACGTGCTGAGGTGAGTGGGACACAAACCAAATGATTGGAAGGGCTGGTGAAAGGGAAACAGTCGATATGACAAGATCTGGACAAAGATTTACCGAAAGGGAATTTGGGTTTGTACTGCCGATATTTACttatcctctgtctctctgtctttctctgggtCTCTGGgacacctctctctttctttctctgactctttccctctccctcccctttctctctctcagatggaGGAGTTGAGGGCCCATGCTACTGACTGGACCCAGAACATCCAGAACATGTCCATGGACTTCCGGATACCCAACCCTCTGGAACTCAATGACCCCTTCCTGCTGCAGCGGCGCCGCTGGAAACGCAGCACCCGGCGACGGTTCCGCAGGGGGGCGCTGGGGCACCGCGGCAGGCAGGGCGCCATAGGGGAGAACGGACATCTGCCCAATAGGTGGGTCACACGCTCCATGACCCGTCTGGAGGTCGTGAGGTTAGGGGGGGGTGAGGTTAGGACCGAGGGGGtgaggttagggctaggggtagGTTTGAGGGCAGATTGCAGGGTGAATGCGAGGTCAGACGGCCGGCCGGTTGCGAGGTCGCTGTCGATGCCTGCGACGCGCTCCGTGATGGAGTTAGACTATGACCCTGATCCTGTTGCGATAATGATGATGCCATGGGAGTCGGGCTCTGTGTTCGAGTCCGAGTCTCCAGAGTCTGACTCCAGATCAGTTGTCTCCTCCTCTGACTCTCACACCTCTGACCTGTGTATGCCAGGGCGGAGGATGCCTTTTGCTAGTTTTGACCCAAGTGGGTCTCTCTGTACTGAACAGAGGGGACGCCATGGAGGATCCAGGCTGGTATATTTCAGGGAGGACGTTCGGTTCCCTGTGCCTCTCCAGCAACTCCCAAAGTCGCCCAACTCCACTATGCCGCTCCCCATGCCGCTCCCCATGCCACCTTTGCCCACCCCGCCAGGCTGCAAGATGCTAGATTTCTTCGGGGAGAACTTGGCCTACATCGACGAGTCGTCGGACACGCTAAGTGACCGGAACCAGACGGTTGAGGGGGGTGTCAGTCCTCGTCCCCGGATACACCGCAGGAGGAGCATGAGGAGGCagctgaaggagagaagggaCAGCGACATGCagcccccctctaaccccccaactcctccccctctttcccatCTCAGAGACTGACACAGTGACATGCAGtcccctcctctaaccccccacccctcccccatcTCAGAGACTGATGAACAAACTGACAGACACGGGTCATGAAGGGGGATACTAAGGCTGGTCTTTATTACCAGTGTCCAAAGGAGAAGCAGACCTTAAAGCTCAGATGGATTTATGTACTGGGGATAAATGTGGCCCACGCCAACAATTTATTAGATCTCACTGACTGAGGACCACAGTCACCATTGagaaatatttgtatgaaaacCAATTAATGTATTCAGCAGCACAGATATAGAATATATAAACTGTCTCAGCTCAGTGAAGTCAGACTCACTGGGTTGAGAAATAGTACCAAGTGTAGTACAGCAGCTCCTCTGCATCGGTGTAGAGGCTGCTGTGCTGTCTTCTACTGGAGCTCAGCCCAAACCTCAGCCACCGTTTTTAAATGACACCAAAGTGGAAGGACTTTTTAAAATAACCATTTAGATCTGGTGTCAGAGATCCATATCCCTGTATATCCAGTGTCCTTCAGCATGTGGGATATTCAGTACTCTGCTTGTATAGCTTGTTTGTTTTGACGCTGTTCTGTTGCCCTGAATGTGTATCTGCCAAACTGgtatttaaaataaaatggtgcttTTCTAAATAAAGGAAAGTCCTATACAAACCTACAATACTGTATGTTTGATAGACTGATGAGATAACATGATATACTGTGTAGAGAGGCCTTGGGGAGTGGTGAGAGAGGTGTGGGTGGGGCTGGAAGGGATGTCAGATtgtatgtcacacacacacacacacacacacacacacacaccgtggcaaggccactcacacactcagacacccagaggAGTGTTACTTTGGGATAAGTGCAGGTTGAATATAGTAAGGGGTGGTTAGGTGGAAAGGACTAACAGATGCTGGGCTGGTTTACAGCCGGGGACAGAGGGGTGTGACCTCACCACACCTCCGTCCTGCAGCCTGCCAGCCACTCAGGGGTCTACCCCCTCACGTCCTCTCACCCCTCCTTCCCCCTTACAGAGAGGCCACACGTTCCCCCTCCCCCCTTACAGAGAGGCCACACGTTCCCCCTCCCCCTTACAGAGAGGCCACACGCCCCCCCCCTTACAGAGAGGCCACACGTCCCCCCCTTACAGAGAGGCCACACGTCCCCCCCTTACAGAGAGGCCacacgtcccccccccccccacagagagGCCACACGTCCCCCCCGTTACAGAGAGGCCACACGTCCCCCCCGTTACAGAGAGGCCACACGTCCCCCCCGTTACAGAGAGGCCACACGTCCCACCCCCCCTTACAGAGAGGCCACACGTCCCACCCCCCTTACAGAGAGGCCACAcgtcccccccctccccttacAGAGAGGCCACACGTCCTTTTCCCAGAGAGGCTGGACAGGGACGGGCGGGGCCCCAGAAAGGCTTACAGggactggggaggaggaggaggagagggttaatGGGGGCACAGTCTGGTTACTGTGTCAGACTCAATGTCCAACTCTCTAGGCACTATCTATTTTTCATCACCTTTCTGTGTTTGGCGCATAAAGCAGACCAACTTGGCAGCTGAACAGacccactctgtttctctctaggttCAGTGTCAACCACAGGAGTACACAGCGCATAGAGATAAacatacagaacactacagtctctctctcaaacCACTGAAATACCAGAAGGCCTAAATATAATTTCAGTTCCAGGGTGGATGTATTTTGAGTTTTTATGCGTCTTATCAAAAGTGGTTAACGTGGCCAAACTTTGATTTGTGTGACTGGATCAATGTTACCAATATGACCTTAACATTTTATACAAACAGCAATCAAGTAAGAAGTAAAtgagaaataaataaaaagtgtgGTTACAGCTGTGCAAAGCCCCACCATGCCAGACCTAATAGTTACAAATTTGTTAAGGCTACAAAATGGCTACCCCCGTCCAAAGTGGATGTGTTCCAAATTGGGCCTATCAGCCCATGTCTCTCCTTTGAAAACCTCCTTTCTGTttcattcctcctctcctctcaccacaAACCCTGAACGGGTTTAAATCTGGCATTCCGTGAGTGGTCGCTCTCTGGAAATCTTTCACATCCTGTTTACGCCAGCAGATTTCAGCCCTTACCGCAGAGAGCTGGCTGGAGGACTCTACTGCCTGGACACAACctcactctctctatccttctttcttttgctttccctctctcctatatttctcgctctttctccttctctttcttctcctcacccctctctcgcGCTGtcattttctcttctctctctcagcctctttcCCTTCTATCCTCTCtcagcctctttctctcttcatctccttctctccctctctttcagccCAAAGGAAAACTAGCTCACATCAACAGTTCACATCAAAATCATCTCCTTTTAGTAAATGCACACAGATCTCTGCCTAAAGCTACTTGGCAGAGTTCACATAATCGTATGCAACAAGCACACATTGTATTTCCAATCAAAACACTTTAATATAAGATTTTGAAAACGTGAATAAAGTTTAATAAAGCTATTCAATGAATAAGATATTTACAGTATTTTTGACCTTATGAAAGTGGGGAAAAGACCCACAGCTGAAGACAATTTCTCAGTTTCATACTTGTgagatttgaaagaaaacaagctGTGCCAGACTCCGACTGTGTAAAATGTGTAAGTGAAATGAAGGGTTGAATATATAGAAAGAGAGTCAGTCTGTCCTTTTTGCTTGAGGACCACAAGTAGTTGTTTTGTCCAGCTcttttcctcctccttccccctctcccgccGCTGGGCTCCTGCGTCAGCGGCACTTGCAGGACCTGACCACCATGTTGGAGAGCTGCTCTACCTTGGGCGTTCGGCCCATGAAGTAAACGATGGTCAGAGGCTCCAGGTCCTGAGGTACGCAGCACGGAGATGCCGACGCCTCAGGGTTCAGCTTGTTATACAGCGgcaggatctgtgtgtgtgtgtgagagagaacatgaaATATCACAACAATACTACCTAAAGAGAGTTcaaccaaattacaaaatgacacattGGTGTCCTTAccttgtaagcagtctatggaccagGTATGAAAGcgatccatgctttggtttagtttccctggcactgtttccctttgtggcacaaatcccattcaagtcatgggaccgatatAATAATTTTTTGCATATCATATCCAAACCATCCGAAAGTATCTAAAATTGActgtgaagctcaacaaagtcaTTTATAGATGATTTGAACGTTATGAGCAAAAAATGATAACGGTTGcgtgacttgaatgggatttgtgccacaaatgctaaaacgttagcatgtggaaacagtaccggggaaactaaaccaaagcattgaCTGCTGTCATAACTTCTCCATATTTGTATTTGGtattcctgggggtttattatggatcccctttagctactgccaaggcagcagcactcttcctggggtccaaacacattaagaccCTTATATTAccaactgtagctcagttggtagagcatggtgtttgcaacaccagggttgtgggttcgattcccacggggggccagcacagaagaaaaaaaaaatctatgaaatgtatgcattcactgctgtaagtcgctctggataagagcgtctgctaaatgactaaaatgtaaatgtaaatgtattacacataaaacaaaagataaaacaatacatcatataACACTGTCACACCACCACATATCCacgactgcttacagggtaaagaAACTAATTGGTCATTTTGTCAATTTGGGCGCACTAACCCTTTAAGTACTTCCATCTAACCCTACTACTGTGTTGAACAATATGGTTGTGCAGGAGCACTGGGACGTGTAACCAACGGACTGCAGGGTGCTGAGATGACAGGACATTTCAGCTACTTGTATAGCCATGCTGTAAAAGTGAGTGTATGGTAATAAAGCCATAAGACCTGACTGTCACTGAGGTGATAGAACATTTATGCCACTGTAGTGGTTgggggttaactaaccatgttgtagtggttgggggttaactaaccatgttgtagtggttgggggttaactaaccatgttgtagtggttgggggttaactaaccatgttgtagtggttgggggttaactaaccatgttgcagtggttgggggttaactaaccatgttgcagtggttgggggttaactaaccatgttgtagtggttgggggttaactaaccatgttgcagtggttgggggttaactaaccatgttgcagtggttgggggttaactaaccatgttgtagtggttgggggttaactaaccatgttgtagtggttgggggttaactaaccatgttgcagtggttgggggttaactaaccatgttgcagtggttgggggttaactaaccatgttgtagtggttgggggttaactaaccatgttgcagtggttgggggttaactaaccatgttgcagtggttgggggttaactaaccatgttgcagtggttgggggttaactaaccatgttgcaGTGGTTGGgagttaactaaccatgttgcaGTGGTTGGgagttaactaaccatgttgcaGTGGTAgggggttaactaaccatgttgcagtggttgggggttaactaaccatgttgcagtggttgggggttaactaaccatgttgcagtggttgggggttaactaaccatgttgcagtggttgggggttaactaaccatgtagtggttgggggttaactaaccatgttgtagtggttgTCAGCGCTCCAGAGGTATGGGCAGCTGCCAGAGCAGAAATTGGCCTTGTAGCCCTTCGGCTCGTGGATCCACTTCCAGTTCAGGTCCCGGCGGAAGTCGATGTAGAGCGATCGCAGACAGCAGCCCGCGCCTGAATTCCTACAACAGgtaggagagatggacagaaaacACTCTTTTATTCTGATCCACACAGGATATATCCTACTTAATAAGTTTCAGGACTACAAGCCTAGCAGACTCCCTATAAAGCCTCCAATAGATTCATAACAACAATACAACAATCATCAATAATGTGGCTATGAACAACGATGTAGTGATTCTGTATATCAAAGACCAAAATAAAGAGAACGCTCTGATAAGTACATTCTATGGTTGTAGATAACAATGTAGGTTTTTGGCTTCTGGATCAGTGTTTCCCCTACCTGGAGCAGGTGGTGGTGTCTGCAGCGGCCCTCCTCTTGCGGGTCTTCTTGCCCGGGTTGTCTACCCTGTCACTGGGCAGCAGGGTGAGGATGAGGTGGGGGGTCTTGGTACTAAACTCTACCTGGCCCTTAGCCATGCCTGCCCCCGGCTTCCACACCTGCTGCTGATGCAGCTCATCATCCAGGCcttgagaagaggaggaggaagagaggggtgaaggaggagagagagaaagggttggTGTGGAGTGATCTCATGGAGACATACTGTAATGGGAACATTGGTCAGCCAGAATGCTGTGTGTTAGTGAATTGAGAAGCTCaatcataaaaaataaaagagcCATGTgttatgtgtctgttacttaacaTAAACAAGTTGTAGAACAAGCAGACCTGCGAAGCGCGTCTCCAGCTGCTCACTCTTATTGAACACGATGCTGTTGGTGGAGGGAACGAAGGTGCAGCACGGACAGTGAACACCCAGCTTCAAACCCAGGTTCCTCTCTGAAAGAGTGATATGGAGGATGAGAGGATAAAGCACAGGTAGAGATggtgagaggagaaaacagatGTATAGCTCTAAATGTGTGTGCAATGACCACTAACTTAACAACATTCAAGGTGTCACGTAACATCTGTTACATTTGTTACGTGTTAAGTAGATAAAGGGGTATAGAGCCATGTGGTATGCTTGTCAATGTACCCTTATGAGCCAGCCAGTCCTTCACAGTGTCTGTGACATCCACAGAGAGCCACGCCCCCTTGGTCCGTGGGCGAACAGTTCTGGAATCGATGTATCTCTGCGTGGGGCCTGTTGGCTCTTCTGGCTTTATCAcctgacagagacatacagggagaaACAAAGAGAACCAGAGGATAGCTTTTAACCCTCTGTAGATATGGTCTTGAACATCAGTACACAGCTGGCACTAGGGAGcgtttataataaaagtgactccaaaatgacactacattatttaccattcatttctattgggcacaaaataatctgaaacacaaccaaactgAACTGCAAATGTATCCAAcacgtttgtagagtcacaaactAGGAATAAGGgatcaaatactaaacttttgactactttatttataagaatTTGAGCGGTGTCAATGATTTCaacccctacctttttgagagAAACAAatgattacttgttaaacaaaatctctttctctgagtaatagtattagtataaaataatataatttccccaaaacatttttgcataCAATAATGctctgtattatttattttatacaatcaTTATTGCTCatttttatcaagggtgtcaataatttcagacgCCACTGTATTGCAGTTGCAGTTCTATGGTATTGTGATACCTGGAGTGGGTATATGGTATTGTGATGCCTGGAGTGGGTATATGGTATTGTGATACCTGGAGTGGGTATATGGTATTGTGATACCTGGAGTGGGTATATGGTATTGTGATACCTGGAGTGGGTA
The sequence above is drawn from the Salmo salar chromosome ssa05, Ssal_v3.1, whole genome shotgun sequence genome and encodes:
- the kcnk4a gene encoding potassium channel subfamily K member 4 — protein: MRCPTLLALLAGVMLYLVMGALVFRTLESPKESKEHEKLRRTTRDFLQNHSCVTAQNLSDLIKSVVKAVEAGLDVKYSSTNFTSRWDLASAFFFCGTIITTIGFGNLSPRTKWGQLFCVCYALVGIPMFGFLLAGVGDHMGTGLRKAVWKMETLFLKRRVSPTYVRVMSAVLSILIGCLIFLAVPTLVFKEVEDWSFLEALYFVVITLTTVGFGDYVAGANRRDGDLFKPLVWLWIVFGLAYFASILTMIGNWLRVLSKKTRAEMEELRAHATDWTQNIQNMSMDFRIPNPLELNDPFLLQRRRWKRSTRRRFRRGALGHRGRQGAIGENGHLPNRWVTRSMTRLEVVRLGGGEVRTEGVRLGLGVGLRADCRVNARSDGRPVARSLSMPATRSVMELDYDPDPVAIMMMPWESGSVFESESPESDSRSVVSSSDSHTSDLCMPGRRMPFASFDPSGSLCTEQRGRHGGSRLVYFREDVRFPVPLQQLPKSPNSTMPLPMPLPMPPLPTPPGCKMLDFFGENLAYIDESSDTLSDRNQTVEGGVSPRPRIHRRRSMRRQLKERRDSDMQPPSNPPTPPPLSHLRD
- the tgfb5 gene encoding transforming growth factor beta-2 proprotein; this translates as MEPSESVHQSDHRTMWLTHLALLLLRLAVSAEGLSTCQSFSLDDQKSKRIEAVRGQILSKLRYRSPPEPPAPSPQPETVPAEVMLLYNSTRELLKERARQAESACDRESSEEDYYAKEVQRIDMLPQRTDINAVNPPIPSPYYRVVGFDVSGVDRNSSTLVKAEFRIYRAPNPQARTSEQRVEIYQVIKPEEPTGPTQRYIDSRTVRPRTKGAWLSVDVTDTVKDWLAHKERNLGLKLGVHCPCCTFVPSTNSIVFNKSEQLETRFAGLDDELHQQQVWKPGAGMAKGQVEFSTKTPHLILTLLPSDRVDNPGKKTRKRRAAADTTTCSRNSGAGCCLRSLYIDFRRDLNWKWIHEPKGYKANFCSGSCPYLWSADNHYNMILPLYNKLNPEASASPCCVPQDLEPLTIVYFMGRTPKVEQLSNMVVRSCKCR